A window of Clostridium botulinum BKT015925 contains these coding sequences:
- a CDS encoding glycosyltransferase, which translates to MKKTITFLMDYLGSGGAERVTSILVNYFCNNDYIVNIVVCNRNRNDYVVDKRVNVIFLPEVKSNFKLVRAYKRYIFLKQCLMSLKSDVIISLCNAWAELRLISTRQTKKSKLIMSERNDPYSHPESLIMKKIRDFNYRFATIMVFQTQGAREYFPMSIQKKGIVIPNPIKEDLPEPYKGERKKVIVNYCRLHKQKNLTMLIDAFNIFSKEYKEYNLEIYGRGELKESLKEHAISLGLKEKVLIKDFEKDIHNKIKDSAMFVSSSDYEGISNSMLEALAIGLPTICTDCPAGGARMVINSFENGILVPVGDTKALYEAMKYMHENPKESEKMSKNATEIRNKLATDVICKQWAKLI; encoded by the coding sequence ATGAAAAAAACTATAACTTTTTTAATGGATTATTTAGGTAGTGGTGGAGCCGAAAGAGTTACATCCATATTAGTGAATTATTTTTGTAACAATGATTATATTGTAAATATTGTTGTTTGCAATAGAAATAGAAATGATTATGTTGTAGATAAAAGAGTAAATGTGATTTTTCTTCCAGAGGTAAAGTCTAATTTTAAGCTTGTTAGAGCTTATAAAAGATATATATTTTTAAAGCAGTGTTTAATGTCTTTAAAAAGTGATGTAATTATTTCATTATGTAACGCGTGGGCGGAATTGAGATTAATTTCAACTAGACAAACAAAAAAAAGTAAATTAATTATGTCTGAAAGAAATGATCCATACAGTCATCCGGAGTCTTTAATTATGAAAAAAATAAGAGATTTTAATTATCGTTTTGCAACTATTATGGTGTTTCAAACGCAGGGGGCTAGGGAATATTTTCCGATGAGTATACAAAAAAAAGGAATAGTCATTCCAAATCCAATTAAAGAAGATCTTCCAGAACCTTATAAGGGAGAAAGAAAGAAGGTAATTGTTAATTATTGTAGATTACATAAACAAAAGAATTTGACTATGTTAATAGATGCTTTTAATATTTTTTCTAAAGAATATAAAGAATATAATTTAGAGATATATGGAAGAGGAGAACTGAAAGAATCTCTAAAAGAGCATGCTATATCTCTAGGGCTTAAGGAAAAAGTTTTAATTAAGGATTTTGAAAAAGATATACATAATAAAATAAAAGATAGTGCTATGTTTGTATCATCATCTGATTATGAAGGGATTTCGAATTCCATGTTAGAGGCTTTAGCTATAGGATTACCAACTATTTGTACAGATTGTCCAGCGGGGGGAGCTAGAATGGTTATTAACTCTTTTGAAAATGGAATATTGGTTCCTGTAGGAGATACAAAAGCGCTATATGAAGCGATGAAGTATATGCATGAAAATCCTAAGGAATCAGAAAAAATGTCTAAAAATGCTACTGAAATAAGAAATAAGTTAGCAACTGATGTTATATGTAAACAATGGGCTAAGTTAATATAA
- a CDS encoding O-antigen ligase family protein: MENNNIQKHNHNKDDMAIISKISLLIFFTIALNVDFNSSEIAWWGSFVFVIAGLFIHILKNGFIIKKYSFKYIVWSMIFIGFSVFSVSWALQPQFSIEVIKKMIIRSLVLWCISIMCTKKKNFITILKLFIIASLINEAYIFSVIDIKTIGSMRIGAGSLGEKWNANDIGMIMSFAAFMATFLYRYEQKKSKKYVYLIAIILLGVIVVFTGSKKAVFIFSFASLLFYYITSKNKLGAMVIVLLGAIITIYLIMNVPVLYNIMGERIEKLFFYFTGNGSTDNSTMLRIQMIEDGFSWFKDKFIIGYGINNYNELYGSMTGWYTYSHNNYIELLIDLGIVGCIIYYFSYIYILKNTLKRTKQLFSAFSCSAVITILISELGLVSYDVLYVQLLICLGFAAISIDIQEENTCEEGSKVN; the protein is encoded by the coding sequence ATGGAAAACAATAATATTCAAAAACATAATCATAATAAAGATGATATGGCAATTATATCTAAAATTTCATTGTTAATATTTTTTACAATTGCATTAAATGTTGATTTTAATAGTTCAGAAATAGCTTGGTGGGGAAGTTTTGTTTTTGTAATTGCAGGACTATTTATACATATTCTAAAAAATGGATTTATTATTAAAAAATATTCTTTTAAATACATAGTGTGGAGTATGATATTTATAGGATTTAGTGTATTTTCTGTTTCTTGGGCATTACAACCACAGTTTTCAATTGAAGTTATAAAAAAGATGATAATAAGAAGTTTAGTTCTATGGTGTATATCTATAATGTGTACTAAAAAGAAAAATTTTATTACTATATTGAAATTATTTATTATTGCAAGTTTGATAAATGAAGCATATATATTTTCAGTTATCGATATTAAAACTATTGGTAGTATGAGAATTGGTGCAGGAAGTTTAGGAGAAAAGTGGAATGCAAATGATATAGGCATGATAATGTCATTCGCGGCTTTTATGGCCACCTTTTTATATAGATATGAACAGAAAAAATCTAAAAAGTATGTATATTTAATTGCAATCATACTTTTGGGTGTAATAGTTGTATTTACGGGATCTAAGAAAGCAGTATTTATATTTAGTTTTGCTTCATTGTTATTTTATTATATTACTAGCAAAAATAAGCTTGGTGCAATGGTCATAGTATTATTAGGAGCTATTATAACAATATATTTAATTATGAATGTCCCTGTTTTATACAATATAATGGGTGAAAGAATAGAAAAGCTATTTTTCTATTTTACTGGAAATGGTAGTACAGATAATAGCACTATGTTAAGAATTCAGATGATAGAGGATGGATTTAGCTGGTTTAAAGATAAATTTATTATAGGATATGGAATAAATAATTATAATGAGTTATACGGATCTATGACAGGATGGTATACATATTCTCATAATAATTATATTGAGCTGCTAATAGATCTTGGAATTGTTGGATGTATCATATACTATTTTTCATATATATATATATTAAAAAATACATTAAAAAGAACAAAACAATTATTTTCAGCATTTTCATGTTCAGCTGTTATAACTATATTAATATCTGAATTAGGTCTTGTAAGTTATGATGTGTTATATGTACAATTATTAATTTGCCTTGGGTTTGCAGCGATTTCTATAGATATTCAGGAGGAGAATACTTGTGAAGAAGGTTCTAAAGTTAATTAG
- a CDS encoding ATP-grasp fold amidoligase family protein yields MKKVLKLIRNPKKIVYVMIKRGFLNWLSDQTILKIQFKYEMGKKLNLKNPKTFNEKLQWLKLYDRNPLYTKLVDKYEVREYIEKEIGKDYLIPLIGVWDKFEDIDFTKLPERFVLKCTHDSGSVFICTDKSKFNIDEVEKKINKALKRNYYYFAREWPYKNVKPRIICEEFISDKEASPDDYKVLCFNGKAKLIGVHIDRYSNHKLDNYDIHWNKTLIGKDGPMSDLVYDKPIEFENMIMLSEKLASEKSHVRIDWFIVDNKLYFGEVTFYEAAGFDHFDNEEDDYLLGSWIKLPKGVRK; encoded by the coding sequence GTGAAGAAGGTTCTAAAGTTAATTAGAAATCCTAAAAAAATAGTTTATGTAATGATAAAAAGGGGATTTCTAAATTGGCTATCAGATCAGACAATTTTAAAAATACAGTTTAAGTATGAAATGGGTAAAAAATTAAATTTAAAGAATCCTAAAACATTTAATGAAAAGTTACAATGGCTTAAATTATATGACAGAAATCCACTTTATACTAAGTTAGTAGATAAGTATGAAGTGAGGGAATATATAGAAAAAGAAATTGGTAAGGATTATCTTATTCCTTTAATAGGAGTGTGGGATAAATTCGAAGATATAGATTTTACTAAATTACCTGAGAGGTTTGTATTAAAATGTACGCATGATTCAGGTAGTGTTTTTATTTGTACTGACAAGAGTAAATTCAATATAGACGAAGTAGAAAAAAAAATTAACAAGGCATTAAAAAGAAATTATTATTATTTTGCAAGAGAATGGCCATATAAAAATGTTAAGCCAAGAATTATATGTGAAGAATTTATATCTGACAAAGAAGCATCACCAGATGATTATAAAGTGTTATGTTTTAATGGAAAAGCTAAATTAATAGGAGTACATATTGATAGATATAGTAATCATAAGTTAGATAATTATGATATACATTGGAATAAGACGTTAATAGGAAAAGATGGGCCTATGTCAGATTTAGTGTATGATAAGCCTATAGAATTTGAAAATATGATTATGCTTTCTGAAAAATTAGCATCTGAAAAAAGTCATGTTAGGATTGATTGGTTTATAGTTGATAATAAGTTATATTTTGGAGAAGTAACTTTTTATGAAGCTGCTGGATTTGATCATTTTGATAATGAAGAAGATGATTATCTACTAGGTAGTTGGATAAAACTTCCTAAAGGCGTGAGAAAATAA
- a CDS encoding CapA family protein translates to MNLLIGGDLVPTESNIDLFNNADIELLLGKELINIWGICDIKIFNLETPLTDEENCIHKYGPNLIAPISSINGIRALSPSLVTLANNHILDQGEEGLRATENVLKQNSIPFIGVGQDLTNMIKFHIIEKDGVKIGVYACAEHEFTVATENSAGANPFDPLTTLDDICNLKQECDYLIVLYHGGKEEYRYPSPYLQKVCRRIVDKGADIVICQHSHCIGCMEQYNESHIVYGQGNFIFDACDNEFWNTSLLIKIEVEEKLNIEYIPIVKKENCIRLATEEMKRNILADFNKRSDEILQKGLIEEKYNEFAKNKIQFYLRSFCGFGKWLSRIDRHLLRGRLLRKLYNNNQILKIQNFIECEAHRELVLMGLKGENNSGTKKSYK, encoded by the coding sequence ATGAATTTATTAATAGGCGGAGATTTGGTTCCTACAGAATCCAATATAGACTTATTTAATAATGCTGACATAGAATTGTTGCTGGGAAAAGAATTAATAAATATATGGGGTATATGTGACATAAAAATATTTAATTTAGAAACACCTCTTACTGATGAAGAAAATTGTATACATAAGTATGGTCCTAATCTTATTGCACCTATAAGTTCAATTAATGGAATTAGAGCATTAAGCCCTTCTTTAGTTACATTAGCTAATAATCATATTCTTGATCAAGGAGAAGAAGGACTTAGAGCAACTGAAAATGTATTAAAGCAAAACAGTATACCATTTATTGGTGTTGGACAAGATCTAACAAATATGATTAAGTTTCATATAATTGAAAAAGATGGGGTGAAGATAGGAGTATACGCATGTGCGGAACATGAGTTTACAGTTGCTACGGAAAATAGTGCTGGAGCCAATCCATTTGATCCATTAACTACTTTAGATGATATATGTAATTTGAAACAGGAATGTGATTATTTAATTGTCCTTTATCATGGTGGAAAAGAAGAGTATAGGTATCCATCACCGTATTTACAAAAAGTTTGTAGGAGGATTGTTGATAAAGGAGCAGATATAGTTATATGTCAACATAGTCATTGCATTGGATGTATGGAACAATATAATGAATCACATATTGTTTATGGCCAAGGAAACTTCATATTTGATGCATGTGATAATGAGTTTTGGAATACCAGTTTATTAATAAAAATAGAAGTAGAAGAGAAGCTGAATATAGAATATATTCCTATAGTTAAAAAGGAAAATTGTATTAGATTAGCTACGGAAGAAATGAAAAGAAACATACTAGCTGATTTTAATAAACGTTCAGATGAAATACTACAAAAAGGGCTTATTGAAGAAAAATATAACGAGTTTGCAAAAAATAAAATACAATTCTATTTAAGAAGTTTTTGTGGATTTGGAAAGTGGTTATCACGAATAGATAGGCATCTGTTAAGGGGAAGGTTATTGAGAAAACTGTATAATAACAATCAAATATTAAAAATACAAAATTTTATTGAGTGTGAAGCACACAGGGAGCTAGTGTTAATGGGATTAAAAGGAGAAAATAATAGTGGAACAAAAAAGTCTTACAAATAA
- a CDS encoding lipopolysaccharide biosynthesis protein produces the protein MEQKSLTNKFISATKWSTVTEIVAKLVTPITNMILARIISPEAFGVVATVTMIMSFADMFTDAGFQKYLIQHEFKSEEEKFKNANVAFWTNLAISCFLLMFIIVFRNKLASMVGNPGLGNVISISSIQLILTSFSSIQMALYRREFDFKTLFIVRLVAICIPFLITLPLAYAKLSYWSIIIGGICIQLSNAIILTIKSKWKPRIFYEVQLLKKMIGFSIWSLVEAISIWATVWADMFIIGNSLNQYYLGIYKIATAMVNNIMSIVTAAIVPVLFSTLSRLKDDNEQFENIYLTTQRAVSIFIFPLGFGIYLYSDLATQIILGSKWGEASYVIGVWALTSSIMIVLGNFCSEVYRAKGRPKLSFIAQMLHLIVLVPACMVSSRYGFKALVYSRSWIRMEFILIHLIIMKEVVGFSILRMFKNIKATVVSTLIMGCFGYGAKQLHSGIIWSITSILICSLVYFGCLYLFSDIRNEINIVIRKIRSKLIKL, from the coding sequence GTGGAACAAAAAAGTCTTACAAATAAGTTTATAAGTGCAACTAAGTGGTCTACAGTTACAGAAATAGTAGCAAAGTTGGTTACACCTATTACTAATATGATTTTGGCTAGAATAATTTCACCAGAGGCTTTTGGGGTGGTGGCTACTGTAACTATGATAATGAGTTTTGCTGATATGTTTACAGATGCAGGATTTCAAAAATACTTAATTCAGCATGAGTTCAAAAGTGAAGAAGAAAAGTTTAAAAATGCTAATGTGGCATTTTGGACTAATTTAGCTATATCATGTTTTTTATTAATGTTTATTATAGTATTTCGTAATAAACTTGCTTCGATGGTGGGAAATCCTGGGTTAGGGAATGTTATTTCAATATCATCTATTCAATTAATATTAACATCCTTCTCAAGTATACAAATGGCACTTTATAGGAGAGAATTTGATTTTAAAACACTTTTTATAGTTAGATTAGTAGCTATTTGTATACCATTTCTTATAACTCTTCCATTAGCTTATGCCAAGTTAAGTTATTGGTCTATTATAATCGGAGGAATTTGTATACAACTTTCAAATGCTATTATTTTAACAATTAAATCAAAATGGAAACCACGAATTTTCTATGAAGTACAATTATTGAAAAAAATGATAGGGTTTAGTATTTGGTCACTAGTTGAAGCTATATCTATATGGGCTACTGTATGGGCAGATATGTTTATTATAGGGAATTCTTTAAACCAATATTATTTGGGAATTTATAAAATAGCTACTGCAATGGTAAATAATATAATGTCTATAGTGACAGCTGCTATTGTTCCTGTACTTTTTTCAACATTGTCGAGATTGAAAGATGATAATGAACAATTTGAAAATATATATTTAACGACGCAGAGGGCTGTTTCTATTTTTATATTTCCACTTGGATTTGGAATATATTTATATAGTGATTTAGCTACACAAATAATATTAGGTAGTAAATGGGGAGAGGCGAGCTATGTAATAGGAGTATGGGCTTTAACCAGTTCCATAATGATAGTTCTTGGAAATTTTTGTAGTGAGGTGTATAGAGCCAAGGGAAGACCGAAATTATCCTTTATAGCTCAAATGTTGCATTTAATAGTTCTTGTTCCAGCTTGTATGGTAAGTTCAAGATATGGATTTAAAGCATTAGTTTATTCGAGGTCCTGGATACGTATGGAGTTTATATTAATTCATTTAATTATAATGAAGGAAGTAGTTGGTTTTTCTATATTAAGAATGTTTAAAAATATTAAGGCTACGGTAGTTTCTACATTGATTATGGGATGTTTTGGATATGGTGCAAAACAATTGCATTCAGGAATAATATGGAGTATTACTTCTATACTAATATGCTCATTAGTGTATTTTGGATGTTTATATTTATTTTCTGATATTAGAAATGAGATAAATATAGTAATTAGAAAAATAAGATCAAAATTAATAAAATTATAA
- a CDS encoding acyltransferase family protein, translating to MKRQEKLTNITLLSGIAIILVILGHSGCIYAGKWNYNVIYNKSTVLKYITCYIYSFHMQLFVFLSGYLYSYGKRYGKYKRFSEIVIKKIIRLLTPYILVGSLLVVPTQIIFKLDKVEKSYLKRVVYEIFLAHEPRYLWFILMLFNIFIIFYVIEKHLNKKNIVINLGIFFIVSVLASKCPNIYEIDKSFQYLLFFYIGYVFYENKKVVTLVKDKYILLFTIHILMFNYYYFIIDNVNIPSNKLILFNLFNIIIRRMIAFIGVGFVFSTIEFLISSMDKKGCILNDVKLFKNLSKYSYFIYLVHQPIMLVILKNIRWLQIKPIVVYNVLFWCTLMLSIGFAKIYYGIVYIYKHKWTKEIKANQEAM from the coding sequence TTGAAGCGGCAAGAAAAACTTACAAATATAACGTTATTGAGTGGTATAGCTATTATTTTAGTTATACTAGGTCATAGTGGATGTATATATGCTGGAAAATGGAATTATAATGTGATTTATAATAAGTCCACAGTGCTTAAGTATATAACGTGTTATATTTATAGCTTTCATATGCAGTTATTTGTTTTTTTATCTGGGTATTTATATTCCTATGGAAAAAGATATGGCAAATATAAAAGGTTTAGTGAAATTGTAATAAAAAAAATTATACGCCTACTAACACCATATATATTAGTAGGAAGTTTACTTGTAGTACCAACACAAATAATTTTTAAATTAGACAAAGTTGAGAAAAGCTATTTAAAAAGAGTAGTTTATGAAATATTTTTAGCACATGAACCAAGGTATCTATGGTTTATTTTAATGTTATTTAATATATTTATTATATTTTATGTTATTGAAAAACATTTAAATAAGAAAAACATTGTTATTAATCTAGGTATATTTTTTATTGTTTCTGTATTAGCATCCAAATGTCCTAATATATATGAAATAGATAAGAGTTTTCAATATTTATTATTTTTCTACATTGGATATGTTTTTTATGAAAATAAGAAAGTAGTTACTTTAGTTAAGGATAAATATATATTACTATTTACAATACATATATTAATGTTTAATTATTATTATTTTATAATTGATAATGTAAACATACCTTCTAATAAACTTATTTTATTTAATCTTTTTAATATAATAATTAGGAGAATGATTGCTTTTATAGGGGTGGGATTTGTTTTTAGTACAATAGAATTTTTAATTAGTAGTATGGATAAAAAAGGATGTATTTTAAATGATGTTAAATTATTTAAAAATTTAAGTAAATATAGTTATTTCATATATTTAGTACATCAACCTATAATGCTAGTAATATTAAAAAATATAAGATGGTTACAAATTAAACCTATTGTTGTATATAATGTTTTATTTTGGTGTACTCTAATGTTATCCATTGGTTTTGCTAAAATATATTATGGTATAGTGTATATTTACAAACATAAATGGACTAAGGAAATTAAAGCAAACCAAGAAGCAATGTAA
- a CDS encoding UDP-glucose dehydrogenase family protein: protein MYKIAVAGTGYVGLVAGVCFAEVGHQVTCVDIDESKVNLMKKGVSPIYEADLEELMKRNHDKGKLNYTTDYKSAYKDADAIFIGVGTPEQPDGSANLSYIATVARQIAENVKKDCLVVVKSTVPVGTNDKVEQFIRDFLVNDVKVEVASNPEFLAQGSAVHDTLYAARIIIGTESKWAENLLKEIYKPFNLPIVSVNRRSAEMIKYASNDFLALKISYMNDIANLCELVGADIQDVAKGMSYDERIGSKFLNAGIGYGGSCFPKDTKALEYLARQNGYNLKTIKAAIDVNKEQKTMLYKKACRRLITFNGLKVAVLGLTFKPGTDDLREAPSLENVPLLLQQGAQIYAYDPVGSDNFRKIYPEGKNGQGIINYVDNIEDALRDANVCFIFTEWGEVKAVTTDDYKKLMKIPLVYDGRNLYDAELMYNSGIEYYSIGRPYIKTIKSISEAAATKGV from the coding sequence ATGTACAAAATAGCAGTAGCTGGGACAGGGTATGTAGGATTAGTGGCAGGGGTGTGTTTTGCAGAAGTAGGACACCAAGTTACATGTGTAGATATTGATGAGAGTAAAGTTAATTTAATGAAAAAAGGGGTTTCACCAATATATGAAGCTGATTTAGAGGAATTGATGAAAAGAAATCATGATAAAGGTAAGCTTAATTATACTACTGATTACAAATCAGCATATAAAGATGCAGATGCTATATTTATTGGTGTTGGAACACCAGAACAACCAGATGGCTCTGCAAATTTAAGCTACATAGCTACCGTTGCAAGACAAATAGCTGAAAATGTAAAAAAAGATTGTCTTGTAGTTGTTAAGTCAACAGTACCTGTAGGTACTAATGATAAGGTAGAGCAGTTTATAAGAGATTTTTTAGTTAATGATGTAAAGGTAGAAGTAGCATCAAATCCTGAATTTTTGGCACAAGGCTCAGCAGTACATGATACGCTTTATGCAGCAAGAATTATTATAGGAACGGAAAGTAAATGGGCAGAAAACTTGCTTAAGGAGATATATAAACCATTTAATTTGCCAATCGTATCTGTAAATAGAAGATCAGCAGAAATGATAAAATATGCATCTAATGATTTTCTTGCTCTTAAAATATCTTATATGAATGATATAGCAAATCTTTGTGAACTTGTTGGAGCGGATATTCAAGATGTTGCTAAAGGTATGAGTTATGATGAACGCATAGGAAGTAAATTTTTAAATGCTGGTATAGGATATGGTGGTTCTTGTTTTCCAAAAGATACAAAGGCACTTGAATATCTTGCAAGACAGAATGGATATAATCTTAAAACTATTAAAGCAGCCATTGATGTAAATAAAGAACAAAAAACGATGTTATATAAAAAGGCGTGTAGAAGATTAATTACGTTTAATGGTTTAAAGGTAGCGGTGCTTGGACTTACATTTAAGCCAGGAACAGATGATTTAAGAGAAGCACCATCTCTTGAAAATGTACCTTTACTATTACAACAAGGTGCACAAATTTATGCTTATGACCCAGTAGGTAGCGATAATTTTAGAAAAATATATCCAGAAGGTAAGAATGGACAAGGTATTATAAATTATGTGGATAATATAGAAGATGCGTTAAGAGATGCTAATGTATGCTTTATATTTACTGAGTGGGGTGAAGTTAAAGCTGTTACTACGGATGATTACAAGAAACTTATGAAAATACCTTTAGTATATGATGGTAGAAATTTATATGATGCTGAGCTAATGTATAATTCAGGTATAGAATATTATTCTATTGGAAGACCCTATATAAAAACTATAAAATCTATTTCAGAAGCAGCAGCAACAAAGGGGGTATAA
- a CDS encoding GDP-mannose 4,6-dehydratase, with product MNYKSLDVNKTYLVTGAAGFIGFYLSKKLLEKGCRVIGIDNINDYYDVNLKYTRLHELEAFEKFIFIKGSISDKSMIMDTFKNCKPNIVVNLAAQAGVRYSIENPDVYIESNIVGFFNILEACRYNNVEHLVYASSSSVYGSNKKVPFEECDFVDNPVSLYAATKKSNELMAHTYSHLYNIPATGLRFFTVYGPMGRPDMAYFGFANKYFKGEPIKIFNNGDFEHDLYRDFTYIDDIVEGIQRLLSNPPSRLSENSVQEIAAHRVFNIGNNNPEKLMTFITTLEKCLSKSLDRKIIFKKIFEPLKAGDVPATYASTDKLQEYIGFKPSTSIEEGLQKFAEWYVKYYKIK from the coding sequence TTGAATTATAAATCGTTAGATGTAAATAAGACATATTTGGTTACTGGAGCAGCAGGATTTATAGGGTTTTATTTATCTAAAAAGCTTTTAGAAAAAGGTTGCAGAGTAATTGGTATTGATAATATAAATGATTATTATGATGTAAATCTTAAATATACAAGATTGCATGAACTTGAAGCTTTTGAAAAATTTATTTTTATTAAGGGTAGTATTTCAGATAAATCTATGATTATGGATACATTTAAGAATTGCAAGCCTAATATTGTAGTAAACTTAGCTGCTCAAGCCGGTGTAAGATATTCTATTGAAAATCCGGATGTATATATTGAAAGTAATATAGTTGGATTTTTTAACATTCTTGAAGCATGTAGATATAATAATGTAGAACATCTTGTATATGCATCTTCAAGTTCAGTATATGGATCTAATAAAAAGGTACCATTTGAAGAATGTGATTTTGTGGATAATCCAGTATCACTTTATGCAGCTACAAAAAAATCTAATGAATTAATGGCACATACATACAGTCATTTATATAATATACCTGCCACTGGACTTAGATTTTTTACAGTATATGGTCCAATGGGAAGACCTGATATGGCTTACTTTGGTTTTGCGAATAAATACTTTAAAGGTGAACCCATAAAGATATTTAATAATGGGGATTTTGAACATGACTTATATAGAGATTTTACTTATATAGATGATATAGTAGAAGGGATTCAAAGACTATTAAGCAACCCTCCTAGTAGATTAAGTGAGAATTCTGTACAAGAGATAGCGGCTCATAGGGTATTTAATATAGGTAACAATAATCCGGAAAAATTAATGACATTTATAACAACATTAGAGAAATGTTTAAGTAAATCATTAGATAGAAAAATAATTTTTAAAAAAATATTTGAGCCTTTAAAAGCAGGAGATGTACCAGCTACATATGCTTCAACTGATAAACTTCAAGAATATATAGGTTTTAAACCATCAACTAGTATAGAAGAAGGATTACAAAAGTTTGCAGAGTGGTATGTTAAGTATTATAAAATAAAGTAA
- a CDS encoding VanZ family protein: MKKIFMVLFVIFWMGFIYHNSATIGDESNKKSYSIVNKVDKIKENTEIKNSIKEHKPINKIESNQKLNRIIRKNAHLFEYLVLGILLCVVLFLCSSIEGKHKLIYILFICLFYAVTDEFHQNFVQGRSSSVSDVLIDFSGSVFGIIIYLSYKKVQQLKGGR; this comes from the coding sequence ATGAAGAAAATATTTATGGTTTTATTTGTAATTTTCTGGATGGGGTTTATATATCATAATTCAGCAACAATAGGAGATGAATCCAATAAGAAAAGTTATAGTATAGTTAATAAAGTAGATAAAATAAAAGAAAATACTGAAATTAAAAATAGTATTAAAGAGCATAAACCAATAAACAAAATTGAGAGTAATCAAAAACTAAACAGAATTATACGAAAAAATGCTCATTTATTTGAATATTTAGTTTTAGGAATTTTACTGTGTGTAGTATTGTTTTTATGTTCAAGTATAGAAGGAAAACATAAACTTATATACATATTATTTATTTGTTTATTTTATGCAGTAACAGATGAATTTCATCAAAACTTTGTTCAAGGTAGATCATCAAGTGTAAGTGACGTTTTAATTGATTTTAGTGGAAGTGTATTCGGAATTATTATATATTTATCTTATAAAAAGGTACAACAACTTAAAGGGGGAAGGTAA
- the galU gene encoding UTP--glucose-1-phosphate uridylyltransferase GalU: MNVKKAIIPAAGLGTRFLPATKAQPKEMLPIVDKPTIQYIIEEAVASGIEEILIITGRNKRAIEDHFDKSVELELQLENNNKKDLLDMVRSISNMVDIHYIRQKEPKGLGHAISCAKTFVGNEPFAVMLGDDVVDSKVPCLKQLINCFNEYKTSILGVQKVPKENVCKYGIVDGLHIEDKVYKVKHLVEKPSVDEAPSDVAILGRYIITPEIFNILENTAPGKGGEIQLTDALCTLIKNEAMYAYCFDGRRYDVGDKLGFLEATIEFALKREDLKGPFIEYLKSIEKNFTN, from the coding sequence TTGAACGTAAAAAAAGCTATAATTCCAGCAGCAGGTCTTGGAACAAGATTTTTACCTGCAACTAAAGCTCAACCAAAGGAAATGTTACCTATAGTTGATAAGCCTACTATACAGTATATAATCGAGGAAGCGGTAGCATCTGGTATAGAAGAGATATTAATTATAACTGGAAGAAATAAACGAGCTATAGAAGACCATTTTGATAAATCCGTAGAACTTGAATTACAACTTGAAAATAACAATAAAAAAGATTTGCTAGATATGGTTCGTAGCATTTCAAATATGGTAGATATTCATTACATAAGACAAAAAGAACCTAAAGGTCTTGGACATGCTATAAGTTGTGCTAAAACTTTTGTAGGAAATGAACCTTTTGCTGTTATGCTTGGAGATGATGTTGTAGATAGTAAAGTTCCTTGTTTAAAACAGCTTATAAATTGCTTTAATGAATATAAAACAAGCATACTTGGGGTACAAAAAGTTCCTAAAGAAAATGTATGTAAATATGGAATTGTAGATGGTCTACATATTGAAGATAAAGTTTATAAAGTAAAACATTTAGTTGAAAAGCCTTCCGTTGATGAAGCCCCATCTGATGTTGCTATTCTTGGAAGATACATAATTACTCCAGAAATTTTTAATATTCTAGAAAATACTGCGCCTGGAAAAGGTGGAGAAATTCAACTTACAGATGCCCTTTGTACTTTAATTAAAAATGAAGCTATGTATGCTTATTGCTTCGATGGAAGACGATATGATGTTGGAGATAAACTAGGATTTCTTGAAGCCACTATAGAATTTGCACTAAAAAGAGAGGATCTTAAAGGACCATTTATAGAGTATCTTAAATCCATAGAAAAAAACTTTACTAATTAA